One window of uncultured Methanoregula sp. genomic DNA carries:
- a CDS encoding methyl-accepting chemotaxis protein, protein MIELKEYELMFESNPLAQAVIDRDLNFVKVNMAFVNLWGYPADRLLAMKITDLRTQGLVKYLKDSGESYTDAITLKKRTMGESTVESPSGFHVVQRANIPILDDKGEVIYVYVTYHEVTKIVKTQDYMASEIDEFIKVYNKMAAGDLTARYPVTKPDDPDLHNTFEFLTKLRESVRGVVGNLQVNIKAVNSQMTSLTATTDNAARSVEDASKSVSQIAKNAGEVSENAQKASEGVEQMSKAMQDMSAAVEEITSSMESVSSQANNANASAKSGAILADNVNKDMTEITGATNNVHGIIREIEKQMSDIGKIIVLIRDLASQTNLLALNAAIEAARAGEHGRGFAVVASEVKSLAQESRSSAEKIEEMITHLNLATKKATDAMEGSRALVTKGFQESQQALEAFKQIQKAAETVANSASEVAAATEEQAATTEEITASVHEVANLIERTAKEAGDAAAATEESAAAIDEITRMIQTVNEVAVQAMEANKKFKVD, encoded by the coding sequence ATGATTGAATTAAAAGAATACGAACTGATGTTTGAGTCTAATCCTCTTGCACAGGCAGTCATCGATCGGGATTTGAACTTTGTCAAGGTAAACATGGCATTCGTGAACCTCTGGGGATATCCTGCAGACCGGCTCCTTGCCATGAAAATTACGGATCTCCGCACGCAGGGCCTGGTAAAATATCTCAAAGACTCAGGCGAGTCATATACCGATGCGATTACCCTGAAGAAAAGAACCATGGGCGAATCCACCGTAGAATCTCCTTCCGGTTTCCACGTAGTCCAGCGGGCAAATATCCCGATTCTTGATGACAAAGGCGAGGTAATCTATGTTTACGTCACTTACCATGAGGTCACGAAGATTGTCAAAACGCAGGATTATATGGCCAGTGAAATCGACGAGTTCATCAAGGTCTATAATAAGATGGCGGCAGGCGATCTGACCGCGAGATACCCGGTTACCAAGCCCGATGATCCCGATCTTCACAACACGTTCGAATTCCTCACAAAACTGAGGGAGTCAGTACGCGGTGTTGTCGGGAATCTCCAGGTAAATATCAAGGCGGTCAACAGCCAGATGACATCCCTGACGGCAACCACCGATAATGCAGCCCGGAGCGTGGAAGATGCCTCAAAGAGCGTGAGCCAGATAGCTAAAAATGCCGGCGAGGTTTCCGAAAATGCCCAGAAAGCCTCCGAAGGTGTTGAACAGATGTCCAAGGCCATGCAGGACATGAGCGCCGCGGTTGAGGAAATTACCTCCAGCATGGAAAGTGTCTCGTCGCAGGCAAACAATGCGAATGCTTCGGCCAAGAGTGGGGCGATCCTTGCAGACAATGTCAATAAAGACATGACAGAGATTACGGGTGCAACAAACAATGTCCACGGCATTATCCGGGAAATCGAGAAACAGATGAGCGATATCGGCAAGATCATCGTCCTGATCCGGGATCTTGCCAGCCAGACCAATCTCCTGGCACTCAATGCAGCTATCGAAGCAGCCCGGGCCGGAGAGCATGGCCGGGGATTTGCGGTTGTTGCTTCCGAAGTAAAATCGCTGGCGCAGGAATCCCGCTCCAGTGCGGAAAAGATCGAAGAAATGATAACGCACCTCAACCTCGCCACCAAAAAGGCAACCGATGCCATGGAAGGATCCAGGGCTCTTGTCACCAAAGGTTTCCAGGAATCCCAGCAGGCGCTTGAAGCCTTTAAGCAGATCCAGAAAGCCGCAGAAACAGTTGCCAACAGTGCCTCCGAAGTCGCTGCCGCCACGGAAGAGCAGGCCGCAACCACCGAAGAGATAACGGCAAGCGTGCATGAAGTGGCAAACCTGATCGAACGGACGGCAAAGGAAGCCGGTGACGCTGCTGCTGCAACCGAAGAGTCAGCTGCTGCAATTGACGAGATCACACGAATGATCCAGACGGTCAACGAGGTTGCAGTCCAGGCAATGGAAGCCAATAAAAAATTCAAGGTGGATTGA
- a CDS encoding chemotaxis protein CheW, with translation MTENISESITSAKNSIVAETRPDMIQIVEFVLGSERFAIDLFDVREVVEYTTITKLPHVPAYVRGIIDLRGEITMIIDLKHRLNITEESATPLESSRIIVLDDKITRSKTGILVDDVTSVSTIEGDQVDYTSASLNKQVTSIIGIIKRKARVKDKEINELIIWIDIRQLLGDIETTP, from the coding sequence ATGACAGAAAATATCAGTGAATCCATCACATCGGCAAAAAATTCCATTGTTGCTGAAACAAGGCCGGATATGATCCAGATTGTCGAGTTCGTACTGGGGAGCGAGCGTTTCGCTATCGACCTCTTTGATGTCAGGGAAGTGGTGGAATATACAACGATCACCAAACTTCCTCATGTTCCTGCATATGTCCGCGGTATCATCGATTTGCGCGGGGAGATAACAATGATTATCGATCTCAAGCACCGGCTCAATATCACCGAAGAGAGCGCCACCCCCCTCGAATCCTCAAGAATTATTGTCCTGGATGACAAGATTACCCGGTCTAAGACCGGCATTCTTGTCGATGATGTGACCTCTGTTTCGACCATAGAAGGCGACCAGGTCGATTACACGTCAGCCTCCTTGAATAAGCAGGTGACCTCCATCATCGGGATCATCAAGCGCAAAGCAAGGGTAAAAGACAAAGAGATCAATGAACTGATCATCTGGATCGATATCAGGCAGCTCCTGGGCGATATCGAAACAACCCCGTAA
- a CDS encoding carboxylesterase/lipase family protein, giving the protein MAGNRWNGRSSAGILVLIVILTGLLLVAGCSQKAPGPGTVRTDAGVISGTTENGISVYRGIPYAAPPTGELRWKPPAAVQPWTGVRNATAYGAICPQVVPDNSTPESRPVNMSEDCLFLNVWTPATSANENLPVMVFIHGGAFMEGAGSLPFYDGSALAKKGVVIVTLNYRLGALGFMAHPLLASESAKNSSGNYGLLDQQAALQWVQKNIGAFGGDPGRVTVFGESAGATSILSQLSSPQGKGLFRQAIVESGPIWTNGTELNIVSSREEAELDGKEFAGSFGYTGPDAIQQMRTVDAMALVNATPRSPSAFWKVHTLKFKPSVDGWILPAAPDDQFRQGRENQVPLIIGTNADEGVTLAAKTGMNVTAYETYIRDHFGPGAGAVLAKYPATNPEEVQYQMERIMTDFDFSDAAKFAAGSMAGLNQSTYLYRFTYPVPGQSLGVFHGSELLFVFRPAFMKPDPVSSRVSDTIMEYWTQFAKTGNPNGGMNMTWPQYTRENGKYLDIGETPVVKTGY; this is encoded by the coding sequence ATGGCAGGCAACCGGTGGAACGGGAGATCGTCCGCAGGAATTCTCGTACTTATTGTGATCCTTACCGGCCTTCTTCTTGTTGCCGGTTGCAGCCAGAAAGCACCGGGACCCGGCACAGTCAGAACGGATGCAGGTGTTATTTCGGGGACAACCGAAAACGGGATTTCCGTGTATCGCGGCATTCCCTATGCGGCTCCGCCAACCGGGGAGCTCCGGTGGAAACCACCCGCAGCCGTGCAGCCCTGGACCGGTGTGCGGAATGCAACAGCATATGGTGCGATCTGCCCCCAGGTCGTCCCGGACAACAGTACTCCTGAAAGCCGTCCTGTGAACATGAGCGAGGACTGTCTGTTCCTGAATGTCTGGACACCGGCAACAAGTGCAAATGAGAACCTGCCGGTGATGGTCTTCATCCATGGCGGGGCGTTCATGGAAGGCGCCGGCTCCCTGCCGTTCTATGACGGCAGTGCACTTGCGAAAAAAGGGGTTGTAATCGTCACGCTCAATTACCGGCTCGGGGCACTCGGGTTCATGGCCCATCCCCTGCTTGCCAGCGAATCCGCCAAGAATTCCTCGGGGAACTATGGGCTCCTTGACCAGCAGGCTGCACTGCAATGGGTGCAGAAAAATATCGGGGCATTCGGAGGGGACCCGGGCCGGGTAACTGTTTTCGGGGAATCGGCCGGCGCAACGAGCATCCTCTCCCAGCTATCGAGCCCGCAGGGTAAAGGCCTGTTCCGGCAGGCTATTGTCGAGAGCGGCCCGATCTGGACAAACGGTACCGAGCTCAATATTGTCAGTTCGCGGGAGGAGGCCGAACTGGATGGGAAGGAATTTGCCGGGAGCTTCGGGTACACCGGCCCGGATGCGATACAGCAGATGCGGACCGTGGATGCAATGGCGCTTGTCAACGCAACCCCGCGATCCCCATCCGCGTTCTGGAAAGTGCATACCCTGAAATTCAAGCCATCGGTTGACGGGTGGATCCTCCCTGCTGCACCCGATGACCAGTTCCGGCAGGGCCGCGAGAACCAAGTCCCGCTCATCATCGGGACCAATGCTGACGAAGGAGTAACGCTTGCCGCAAAGACCGGCATGAACGTTACGGCCTATGAAACCTATATCCGGGACCATTTTGGCCCGGGTGCCGGGGCGGTTCTTGCGAAGTACCCGGCGACAAACCCGGAAGAGGTCCAGTACCAGATGGAGCGGATCATGACGGACTTCGACTTTTCTGATGCCGCGAAGTTCGCTGCCGGATCCATGGCCGGCCTCAACCAGAGCACATACCTGTACCGCTTCACCTACCCCGTGCCTGGCCAGTCGCTCGGGGTATTCCACGGGAGCGAACTGTTATTTGTCTTCCGGCCGGCTTTTATGAAACCGGATCCCGTGAGCAGCAGGGTTTCGGATACGATAATGGAATACTGGACGCAGTTTGCAAAGACCGGCAACCCGAATGGGGGGATGAACATGACCTGGCCGCAGTATACCCGGGAGAACGGGAAATACCTGGATATCGGGGAAACCCCGGTCGTAAAAACAGGATATTAA
- a CDS encoding alkene reductase, translating to MNNEKGMSLLAPYTFGSTMLANRMVMAPMTRCRAIGANVPGTLTVTYYVQRASAGLIITEGSQVSPQGIGFIRTPGIHSKEQVAGWKNVTAAVHNAGGKIFLQLWHVGRMSHNDFLCGDLPVAPSALSPGDEIHTPSGKKRIPVPRALEKKEIGEIVKTFKAAAANAKKAAFDGVEIHGANGYLLDQFLRDGSNHRTDEYGGSLENRARFPLEVAEAVAGVWGPEKVGYRISPHFLVHGMSDSHPRDTFLYLAAELGKLGIGYLHLIESLGGRMGTVAPGARMASLIRAKFDGTLMLNGGYNAATANRAIEDGAADLVSFGTPFLANPDLPRRFARNAPLNGPDSATFYAGEEKGYTDYPALDR from the coding sequence ATGAACAATGAAAAAGGAATGAGTTTACTTGCCCCCTATACGTTCGGGAGCACAATGCTTGCCAACCGGATGGTGATGGCCCCGATGACGCGGTGCCGTGCAATCGGCGCCAATGTTCCGGGCACGCTGACGGTCACCTACTATGTCCAGCGGGCCTCGGCCGGCCTGATCATCACGGAAGGATCCCAGGTGAGCCCGCAAGGCATCGGGTTCATCCGCACGCCGGGTATTCATTCAAAGGAACAGGTTGCCGGCTGGAAGAATGTGACAGCCGCGGTTCATAATGCCGGCGGGAAGATCTTCCTCCAGCTCTGGCACGTGGGAAGGATGTCGCACAATGATTTCCTGTGCGGGGACCTGCCGGTTGCACCTTCGGCTTTGTCACCGGGTGACGAGATCCACACGCCATCCGGCAAAAAGAGGATCCCGGTTCCCCGAGCCCTTGAAAAAAAAGAGATCGGGGAAATCGTAAAAACATTCAAAGCCGCGGCGGCGAATGCGAAAAAGGCCGCGTTCGACGGCGTCGAGATCCATGGCGCGAACGGCTATCTCCTCGACCAGTTCTTACGGGACGGCTCCAATCACCGGACCGATGAGTACGGCGGCAGCCTTGAGAACCGGGCGCGTTTCCCGCTCGAAGTGGCAGAAGCCGTTGCCGGTGTCTGGGGTCCGGAAAAAGTCGGTTACCGCATCTCGCCGCATTTCCTTGTGCACGGGATGTCCGATTCCCATCCCAGGGATACGTTCCTGTATCTTGCAGCGGAACTCGGAAAACTTGGCATCGGGTACCTCCACCTGATCGAATCTCTCGGGGGACGAATGGGTACGGTTGCGCCCGGCGCCCGCATGGCCTCCCTTATCCGGGCAAAATTCGATGGCACGCTCATGCTCAACGGGGGATACAATGCCGCGACCGCAAACCGGGCAATAGAAGATGGTGCTGCCGACCTGGTCTCGTTCGGGACCCCGTTCCTTGCCAACCCGGACCTGCCCCGCAGGTTTGCCCGCAATGCTCCGCTGAACGGGCCGGACAGTGCAACATTCTATGCCGGCGAAGAGAAAGGGTATACCGATTACCCGGCACTGGACCGGTGA
- a CDS encoding PQQ-dependent sugar dehydrogenase, whose protein sequence is MGSSVTAGILLSFAIIAVITAGCTTGPAQGSSGPTSLSPAGSSPVPSGVTGQSSVNQADLTNQNSPLAAAFKDGHSLTPFATPQPVIGLQKIVTGLSAPMMIAVPGDGSGRMVVVDQIGVARIITANNTLSNEPFLDVRDRMVGLSSGYDERGLLSIAFHPDYKNNGRLFVYYSAPLRPGAPAGWSHTNRLSEFHIMPDNKTRVNMSSEKILLEVDKPESNHNGGPLLFGPDDGYLYLALGDGGGADDTGTGHTPGTGNAQDMTTFLGKILRIDVDHPADNGRMYAIPRDNPFVNTAGVLPEIYASGFRNPAYLSVDSGTNHHMVTAVAGQALFESVDIVTKGGNYGWHIREGTHCFDPAHDATPLAGPCAITGSRNDSLIGPIVELGHDAGSVVVGGYIYRGTAFPGSSGKYIFGDWSSSFNAPGSGSIFIATPPSGYDISMYPDTAANVTPADNRMWTTQKYRIATTPSGEVGAFVRGFGEGPDHELYVLTSQVTGPDPAGTTGTIWKLVPA, encoded by the coding sequence ATGGGATCTTCCGTCACGGCCGGTATTCTCCTTTCATTTGCCATTATTGCTGTCATAACGGCAGGATGCACCACCGGCCCGGCGCAGGGTTCTTCCGGTCCAACGTCACTTTCTCCGGCAGGTTCATCTCCCGTACCGTCCGGGGTCACGGGTCAGTCATCAGTGAACCAGGCCGATCTTACGAACCAGAATTCGCCGCTGGCAGCCGCGTTCAAAGACGGGCATTCACTGACACCGTTCGCAACCCCGCAGCCGGTTATCGGTCTGCAGAAGATCGTGACCGGTCTTTCGGCGCCGATGATGATTGCAGTCCCGGGCGACGGGTCCGGCCGGATGGTGGTGGTTGACCAGATCGGGGTGGCCCGTATCATAACTGCAAACAATACCCTTTCAAATGAACCATTCCTTGACGTGCGGGACAGGATGGTCGGGCTCTCTTCCGGATATGACGAACGCGGCCTCCTCTCGATTGCGTTCCACCCGGATTACAAAAACAACGGGCGCCTCTTCGTGTACTATTCCGCCCCCCTCAGGCCGGGTGCACCGGCCGGCTGGAGCCATACCAACCGGTTGTCGGAGTTCCATATCATGCCAGACAACAAGACCCGGGTCAATATGAGCTCGGAGAAGATCCTGCTCGAGGTCGACAAGCCCGAATCCAACCATAATGGCGGACCGCTCCTCTTCGGGCCGGATGACGGGTACCTCTACCTTGCGCTTGGCGACGGGGGCGGGGCTGACGATACCGGCACCGGGCACACGCCAGGGACGGGAAATGCCCAGGATATGACAACATTCCTCGGCAAGATCCTCCGGATCGATGTCGACCATCCGGCAGATAACGGGAGGATGTACGCCATTCCCCGGGACAATCCGTTCGTGAACACGGCCGGGGTGCTGCCGGAGATCTATGCATCGGGATTCCGGAACCCTGCATATCTCTCGGTCGATTCAGGGACGAACCATCACATGGTAACCGCAGTAGCCGGCCAGGCGCTCTTTGAATCGGTGGATATTGTCACCAAAGGCGGCAACTATGGCTGGCATATCCGGGAAGGAACGCACTGCTTTGACCCGGCCCATGACGCCACGCCACTGGCGGGCCCGTGTGCGATAACCGGTTCCCGGAATGACTCTTTGATAGGCCCGATCGTTGAACTCGGCCATGATGCGGGTTCGGTTGTTGTTGGCGGGTATATTTACCGGGGTACTGCCTTTCCCGGCTCGTCCGGGAAGTACATCTTCGGGGACTGGAGCAGTTCATTCAATGCCCCGGGAAGCGGCAGCATCTTTATCGCAACTCCCCCATCCGGGTATGATATCAGCATGTACCCGGACACGGCCGCGAATGTTACCCCGGCTGACAACCGCATGTGGACAACGCAGAAATACCGGATTGCAACGACCCCTTCCGGTGAAGTCGGGGCATTTGTCCGGGGATTTGGCGAGGGGCCGGATCACGAACTCTATGTACTGACGAGCCAGGTTACCGGCCCGGACCCTGCAGGTACCACGGGAACCATCTGGAAACTGGTGCCGGCATAA
- a CDS encoding pyridoxamine 5'-phosphate oxidase family protein: MALKEKILEVIGEPHPTAVATLNGKLPAVRFMVLAGFPDMTLVGGTMKASNKVGQLTKNPDAALSAWSGKDFRDPYVEIKAKGKIHEDVATKKKYWNPMFEQYFKSPDNPDFVVLVFTAEEITYHGKDMATVEVWKR; this comes from the coding sequence ATGGCACTCAAAGAGAAGATCCTTGAAGTGATCGGGGAACCACATCCCACGGCCGTGGCTACCCTCAACGGCAAACTCCCGGCAGTACGGTTCATGGTGCTTGCCGGTTTTCCCGACATGACGCTCGTTGGCGGGACCATGAAGGCCTCGAACAAGGTGGGGCAGCTCACAAAGAATCCCGATGCAGCGCTTTCCGCCTGGTCGGGAAAAGATTTCCGTGACCCCTACGTGGAGATCAAGGCCAAAGGCAAAATCCACGAGGATGTTGCAACCAAGAAGAAGTACTGGAACCCGATGTTCGAGCAGTACTTCAAATCGCCGGATAACCCGGATTTTGTGGTGCTTGTCTTCACTGCTGAAGAGATCACGTACCACGGCAAAGACATGGCAACCGTTGAGGTCTGGAAACGCTGA
- a CDS encoding MBL fold metallo-hydrolase: MTEHMLKPADRVEITVLADNYLDIFVPQATPADRRLPFDAGRHLLAEHGLSCLVRVFSGKKEHTILLDAGLSRECMAWNARQLGISLAGIEAVVLSHGHFDHIGGLPTIFCGEVRQIPLIAHPDAFLKRRLNGKNGIAELPQLDPVDLKKAGADILMRSGPSILAAGHLLVTGEVERKTAFEKGMPGMEMFVNDAWSPDPILDDQALVINVKDKGLVVISGCAHAGIINTVEYAKKITGVDHVHAVLGGFHLTGPAFAQVIPPTITGMKQINPDYVVPMHCTGWDAINRFMEAMPGRCILNTVGTTYQF, translated from the coding sequence ATGACAGAACACATGCTGAAACCTGCCGACCGGGTGGAGATAACGGTCCTGGCAGACAACTATCTCGATATCTTTGTACCGCAGGCAACGCCAGCGGACCGACGGCTGCCGTTCGATGCAGGCCGCCATCTTCTCGCCGAGCACGGCCTCTCGTGCCTGGTCCGGGTGTTCTCCGGGAAAAAAGAACACACGATCCTGCTCGATGCGGGACTTTCCCGGGAATGCATGGCCTGGAATGCGCGGCAGCTGGGCATCTCCCTTGCCGGAATCGAGGCCGTGGTCTTAAGCCATGGGCATTTCGATCATATCGGCGGGCTCCCCACCATCTTCTGCGGGGAAGTCCGGCAGATCCCGCTCATCGCCCACCCGGATGCCTTCCTGAAGCGGCGGCTGAACGGGAAAAACGGGATTGCTGAACTCCCGCAGCTGGATCCGGTTGACCTGAAAAAAGCCGGGGCCGATATCCTGATGCGCAGCGGACCATCAATCCTTGCCGCCGGACACCTGCTCGTTACCGGTGAAGTGGAGCGGAAGACCGCATTCGAGAAAGGAATGCCGGGCATGGAGATGTTTGTCAATGATGCCTGGTCACCGGATCCTATCCTCGACGACCAGGCACTGGTAATCAACGTGAAGGACAAGGGCCTTGTCGTGATCAGCGGCTGTGCCCATGCCGGAATCATCAACACGGTGGAGTATGCAAAGAAGATCACCGGTGTCGATCATGTCCACGCCGTACTCGGGGGATTCCATCTCACCGGGCCGGCCTTTGCGCAGGTTATCCCGCCAACCATCACGGGGATGAAACAGATCAACCCGGACTATGTTGTCCCCATGCACTGCACCGGCTGGGATGCCATCAACCGGTTCATGGAAGCAATGCCGGGCCGGTGTATCCTGAATACGGTCGGGACGACCTACCAGTTCTGA
- a CDS encoding class I SAM-dependent methyltransferase — protein MTDEQKPFVWQMNTDGPKTYERYIVPTWMLDWTEDLLASGEVGPKKRVLDVACGTGIVARKAAALVGPEGRIAGLDANEGMLRVAGTSAREEGYTAIEWYRSDVSSMPFSPGEFDVVLCHQGLQFFPDKNVALREMARVLAPGGNLALGIWGRPERCPYAIAVSGVLEQYLGADSTALFRLANSLSDRNELLALVRDAGFSDVHLRAETKISCHPSLTELLPAYFSIFPVAAEISAMPEQERDRMFYSMKTALAPYCEDDGLAVPTENYIVTAHKRQS, from the coding sequence ATGACGGATGAACAAAAACCGTTCGTATGGCAGATGAACACGGACGGGCCAAAAACCTATGAACGGTACATTGTCCCGACATGGATGCTTGACTGGACCGAAGACCTCCTGGCTTCCGGGGAGGTAGGCCCGAAAAAAAGGGTGCTGGATGTTGCCTGCGGCACCGGGATCGTGGCACGAAAGGCAGCAGCCCTTGTCGGACCGGAAGGAAGGATTGCCGGTCTCGATGCAAACGAAGGAATGCTCCGGGTTGCCGGAACCTCTGCCCGCGAGGAAGGATACACGGCCATCGAATGGTACCGCAGCGATGTATCCAGCATGCCGTTTTCCCCCGGGGAATTTGACGTGGTCCTGTGCCACCAGGGGCTCCAGTTCTTCCCGGATAAAAATGTGGCCCTGCGGGAGATGGCCCGGGTCCTCGCCCCCGGGGGAAATCTTGCCCTGGGCATATGGGGTCGTCCCGAACGGTGCCCGTATGCGATTGCCGTATCCGGGGTCCTCGAACAATACCTGGGAGCGGATTCAACAGCCCTTTTCCGGCTGGCAAATTCGCTTTCCGATCGCAACGAACTGCTTGCCCTGGTACGGGATGCCGGGTTTTCCGACGTACACCTGCGGGCAGAAACAAAAATTTCCTGCCATCCGTCACTTACCGAACTCCTGCCTGCGTATTTCTCGATATTCCCGGTTGCCGCGGAGATCTCGGCAATGCCGGAGCAGGAGCGGGACCGGATGTTTTACTCTATGAAAACGGCGCTTGCCCCTTATTGCGAAGATGACGGGCTTGCCGTACCTACCGAAAATTATATTGTGACTGCTCATAAGAGGCAATCATGA
- a CDS encoding DUF2284 domain-containing protein, with protein MDSGTSQLQSFDFLVQAARSLGAKDAKVIPATDVIVENRVPLKCRAGCIGYGKKLTCPPHVPTPDEFRKVLSEYRYALLVKFISPATADPDVICSIYKYWLDPEAPADKKEKADAFWKNHFNGTGAFAPMMLELERTAFNAGYPLALAFINGSCRLCETCNVKGGICVHPTQARIPEHAVGVNMVKTAEKAGMPIRFPVQGHPELMALLLID; from the coding sequence ATGGATTCAGGCACATCACAGCTCCAGTCATTTGATTTTCTTGTACAGGCTGCCCGGTCGCTCGGCGCAAAAGATGCAAAAGTGATTCCCGCAACGGATGTTATTGTTGAAAACCGCGTCCCGCTGAAATGCCGGGCCGGATGCATAGGCTATGGCAAGAAACTCACCTGCCCGCCACATGTCCCGACCCCGGACGAGTTCCGGAAGGTCCTCAGCGAATACAGATACGCCCTGCTCGTGAAATTCATCTCGCCGGCAACTGCGGACCCGGATGTTATCTGTTCGATCTACAAATACTGGCTTGATCCGGAAGCCCCGGCTGACAAGAAGGAGAAGGCTGACGCATTCTGGAAAAACCACTTCAACGGTACCGGGGCGTTTGCCCCGATGATGCTCGAACTCGAACGGACCGCGTTCAATGCCGGATATCCGCTCGCCCTCGCGTTCATCAACGGTTCGTGCCGGCTCTGCGAGACCTGCAATGTCAAAGGCGGCATCTGCGTCCACCCCACGCAGGCCCGGATCCCCGAGCATGCGGTCGGGGTCAACATGGTGAAGACCGCTGAAAAGGCTGGCATGCCGATCCGGTTCCCGGTCCAGGGACACCCGGAGCTCATGGCGCTCCTTCTTATCGATTGA
- a CDS encoding MIP/aquaporin family protein, producing the protein MASLASRSLAEGVGTFLLVYFGAGAAAITLMLAAGTKPATSFNIGIGQLGGLGDWFAIGITFGIVVAAVIYAFGRVSGAHINPAVTLALFATKRFPARDTVSYIIAQCIGAAVGSLLFFLTVGMDAVTIGGLGATAPFPGIGYGQAILIEAIATFVLMLVIMGVAVDERAPPGFAGLIIGLTVAGMITMAGNISGASLNPARTFGPYIMDFLLGGPNLWVFLPVYIIGPIIGAVVAAVFYDRITA; encoded by the coding sequence ATGGCATCGCTCGCATCCCGGTCCCTTGCCGAAGGTGTCGGGACCTTCCTGCTCGTGTACTTCGGAGCGGGAGCAGCAGCGATCACGCTGATGCTTGCTGCCGGCACGAAACCGGCAACGTCATTCAATATCGGGATTGGCCAGCTCGGCGGGCTGGGCGACTGGTTTGCTATCGGGATTACGTTTGGCATTGTTGTTGCCGCAGTCATCTATGCGTTCGGCCGGGTATCCGGGGCGCATATCAACCCGGCAGTAACACTCGCGCTCTTTGCAACGAAGAGATTTCCTGCACGGGATACTGTTTCGTACATCATCGCCCAGTGCATCGGGGCGGCTGTCGGGAGCCTGCTCTTCTTCCTGACCGTGGGAATGGATGCGGTCACCATCGGCGGGCTGGGTGCAACCGCACCGTTTCCCGGGATCGGGTACGGCCAGGCAATCCTCATCGAGGCGATTGCAACCTTTGTCCTGATGCTCGTGATCATGGGCGTTGCCGTTGACGAACGTGCCCCGCCGGGTTTTGCCGGTCTCATCATAGGCCTGACCGTGGCCGGGATGATCACGATGGCCGGCAATATCTCCGGAGCATCGCTCAACCCGGCCCGGACGTTCGGGCCGTATATTATGGATTTCCTGCTCGGCGGCCCGAATCTCTGGGTTTTCCTGCCGGTGTATATTATCGGTCCGATAATCGGCGCCGTAGTGGCTGCAGTCTTCTACGACCGCATCACAGCATAA
- a CDS encoding DUF2180 family protein — protein sequence MKCYVCAKEGKESDAVAVCIACGMGTCMKHTIRKEVDIWEGSYPLPSHKMPKKMPRMLCPDCNAAYGEGK from the coding sequence ATGAAATGTTACGTCTGTGCAAAAGAGGGGAAAGAAAGCGATGCCGTTGCGGTATGTATTGCCTGTGGCATGGGAACCTGCATGAAACACACGATCCGGAAAGAAGTCGATATCTGGGAAGGAAGTTACCCACTTCCCTCCCACAAGATGCCAAAGAAGATGCCGCGGATGCTCTGCCCCGACTGCAATGCAGCGTACGGGGAGGGTAAGTAA